TAGGCGTCGCACTTCATATAGATTTCTTACGTCATCCAAGCTAATAGGGGCTACTTGAACACCGCGGTTAGGAATAGATACAACCAAGCCGTCGCCTTCCAAACGCACCAAAGCTTCGCGAATCGGAGTTGTGCTCACCCCAAATTCTTGCGCCAGCTTGTCTATCTGTAGTTCCTCACCGGGTTCATATTTGTTTAGAAGAATGTCTTCCTTAAGAGTTTCGTATAAGCGCTCCCGCAAAGATGTCAAGAGCAGCCGTCTCTTCATTTTCAGCTCCCCCTGCTCTTTTCGAGGGAATTTTTGTATCCTCTAATTATTATATCGCCAATCTTCGTTCTTGTCATTATAGTCTGCAGACCTTTTGCTAAACTTAAGCAAGTAATGCCCGCCGTTCTAAAGTCTAGGCCCGGCGCCACTTAGGATCTATCCTAGCGCCGGACCTCAGTTTCCATCTATTCTAAAACAGCCTTTTCTGCTTTATCAACTGACCAACCTAATATCGATGTCCCCACCTTGGCGAACAGGTCGGGATCGCCGCTGGTGTAAAAATTGTAGACCGGAGAAGCGCTCTCAGCGACCAGTCCCTTCTGCTGAAGGAGTTCCTTTGCCTCCGCCACCGTCTCTACTGCCGGATCTACAATAGTAACGCCGGGATCGATATAGCGCCTAATTGTATCCAGTAACACCGGATAATGCGTACAGCCAAGAACCAACGTATCTATTCCCGTACCTTTGAATGTTTCAAAATAACCGCTCACCGCTTCTTCCACTTCGGGCCCGGAAGTCTTCC
The DNA window shown above is from Bacillota bacterium and carries:
- a CDS encoding glutamate racemase, which translates into the protein KTSGPEVEEAVSGYFETFKGTGIDTLVLGCTHYPVLLDTIRRYIDPGVTIVDPAVETVAEAKELLQQKGLVAESASPVYNFYTSGDPDLFAKVGTSILGWSVDKAEKAVLE